From Spirosoma aerolatum, one genomic window encodes:
- a CDS encoding carboxymuconolactone decarboxylase family protein, translating into MDTPFLPPIEKPKSLLWKLLYFFTRKRFGKVITPLKVMAVRLPIAFGSFSGKIAQLDKKLQLPAETVMLVRERVAQLNVCLFCIDIGRAYTIMASMNQAKFDALSDYMHSPLFSEKEKVLLDFVSRLTRDRQMDSELFHKLAQHYDERAICEIVWIVASEFYYNIGNIGLNIHSDMICDLAQKKQLNPLPT; encoded by the coding sequence ATGGATACTCCGTTTTTACCCCCCATTGAAAAGCCCAAAAGCTTACTTTGGAAGTTGCTCTACTTTTTTACCCGGAAACGGTTCGGCAAAGTCATTACGCCCCTGAAAGTAATGGCCGTCCGTTTGCCCATCGCTTTCGGTTCCTTTTCAGGTAAAATTGCTCAGCTTGATAAAAAGCTCCAATTACCTGCCGAAACGGTTATGCTGGTGCGGGAACGGGTAGCCCAACTCAATGTGTGCCTGTTCTGCATCGATATAGGCCGGGCTTACACCATTATGGCCTCCATGAACCAGGCCAAGTTCGATGCCTTATCAGACTACATGCACAGTCCACTCTTTTCGGAAAAGGAAAAGGTGTTGCTTGATTTTGTCAGTCGGCTAACCCGGGACCGCCAGATGGATTCCGAGCTGTTCCATAAACTGGCCCAACACTATGACGAGCGCGCAATCTGCGAGATTGTCTGGATAGTAGCCTCTGAATTTTATTATAACATCGGTAATATTGGCCTAAATATTCATTCCGACATGATCTGTGATCTAGCGCAAAAAAAGCAGCTCAACCCGTTACCGACTTAG
- a CDS encoding sigma factor-like helix-turn-helix DNA-binding protein, whose amino-acid sequence MVISAQVLLLRPYLFRIAYDMLGMIEEAEDIVQDVYEKWLSVDRVNDPKAYLGRMTVNKSINRLQELKKQRESYTGPWLPEPYITLDEEQPPTIEYGLLFLMERLTPVERAVFILKESFSEDYRNIAELTGQSADNCRQLLHRARAKLTRVKPQPVEPATQRALTQAFLTALQQQDRHALNQLLRSDIDLFSDGGGKRAAGLKPLSGLQKVLRFLLGVMQLPENQGNEFIHRPAYVNGQPASLIFHRETGELDSMTYIASDATQITRLLYVRNPDKLHIQSALPDKSS is encoded by the coding sequence ATGGTGATTAGTGCTCAAGTGCTTCTACTTCGTCCCTACCTGTTTCGCATTGCCTATGACATGCTGGGTATGATCGAAGAAGCCGAAGACATCGTTCAGGACGTCTACGAAAAATGGCTGTCGGTGGATAGGGTCAACGACCCAAAGGCCTACCTGGGCCGAATGACGGTCAATAAGAGCATCAACCGGCTCCAGGAGCTGAAAAAACAGCGGGAAAGCTACACGGGTCCCTGGCTGCCTGAACCTTACATTACCCTGGATGAGGAGCAGCCTCCAACGATTGAATACGGCCTGCTGTTTCTGATGGAACGGCTAACCCCCGTTGAACGGGCCGTATTTATTCTTAAGGAAAGTTTTTCAGAAGACTATCGCAATATCGCTGAACTCACCGGCCAATCAGCCGACAACTGCCGTCAGTTACTCCACCGGGCGCGAGCTAAACTCACCAGAGTCAAACCCCAGCCAGTCGAACCAGCAACCCAGCGCGCCCTTACGCAGGCGTTCCTAACCGCTTTACAGCAGCAGGATCGCCATGCGCTCAATCAGTTGCTTCGATCAGACATTGACTTATTCAGTGATGGAGGAGGCAAACGGGCCGCTGGCCTGAAGCCCCTGTCTGGCCTTCAGAAGGTGTTACGGTTTTTGCTCGGTGTCATGCAGTTACCAGAGAATCAGGGCAATGAATTTATTCACCGACCTGCTTATGTCAATGGGCAACCTGCCTCCCTTATTTTTCACAGGGAAACGGGCGAACTGGATTCGATGACCTACATTGCCTCGGATGCCACTCAAATCACCCGGCTTTTGTATGTGCGGAACCCCGACAAACTCCATATTCAATCAGCATTGCCTGATAAGTCCTCCTAG
- a CDS encoding carbohydrate-binding protein gives MAIGTQLVRIRRTSDGQEIYQATTTRDTDVYPLTSAGQAAFEAAASAGSFTLTVDNGAIIPAGTRPPLVKPGTGPGAAFSQKIQAEDATGTGTYTGQSGDNTLKGPYTSSSDYLLYAITDAPSTASNYTLAIRYQTNSQTPGTATVIVNSTTTIDFPLEGTDGGKRTYTMGISLNAGSNRIRIQGKSGTSFYQDYILVTRPAS, from the coding sequence ATGGCAATCGGCACACAACTAGTACGTATCCGTCGCACCAGCGATGGGCAGGAAATTTACCAGGCAACCACGACGCGTGATACCGACGTCTACCCACTTACCAGTGCGGGACAGGCAGCGTTTGAGGCAGCGGCAAGTGCGGGAAGTTTTACCCTTACAGTAGATAATGGAGCAATAATACCGGCGGGTACGCGCCCACCGCTTGTCAAACCAGGTACAGGACCTGGTGCGGCTTTCTCTCAAAAGATACAGGCCGAAGATGCAACGGGTACAGGCACTTACACCGGCCAATCGGGCGACAATACCCTAAAAGGCCCTTATACGTCCAGCAGCGATTACCTGCTTTATGCCATAACCGATGCTCCTAGTACAGCCTCCAACTACACGTTAGCCATCCGCTACCAAACCAATTCCCAGACGCCGGGTACTGCTACAGTCATTGTCAATTCGACTACTACAATCGACTTCCCGCTAGAGGGCACTGATGGCGGAAAGCGTACGTATACTATGGGTATTTCATTGAATGCAGGTAGCAACCGGATTCGGATACAAGGCAAATCGGGTACATCTTTTTATCAGGACTATATTCTTGTTACACGCCCAGCCAGTTAA